One genomic segment of Erysipelotrichaceae bacterium 66202529 includes these proteins:
- a CDS encoding DEAD/DEAH box helicase, producing MTTFNELQISSEVMKAVEEMGYENATDIQAQSIPLIMEGKDVLGRSNTGTGKTAAFGIPAIEKVCQGTRNPNALIICPTRELVTQVATELRKFSKYKEGVKIVPIYGGQPIDRQIQLLKRGCGIVVGTPGRIMDHLNRRTLKLDDTNMVILDEADEMLNMGFKEDIEEILSMMPEGNEHQTVLFSATWPAEILRITKQFQNDPVRVEIKSSQRTIDTVEQIYYEAPRGKKANALRVLLSHYDPDLCMIFCNTKKMVDELCDELNKHDIKAISLHGDMKQEFRSRVMEQFRSGNYPILIATDVAARGIDVDDIDLVVNFDIPQDNEYYIHRVGRTGRAGKKGLAITLVSGGKQRAGIRDIIRYTKTNIIRHALPTSAQMMEANRNAFVAKVKEACDEGITEESMEIANELIAEGIALENIISALISMTYKNEIIDIEAEEDAKRYASAFDAISLKFNVGRNHGVQPGNIVAAIIEETGLNGKAIGRIDVRKDFTLVDVEASKVDAVLNNMQRSHIRGVEVMVEIDSAPKRKNNNRSGNGRNFGSKGGYNKGGRGRSYDNNSSSQRRGGKRTSGSHDKSVRKSRKDK from the coding sequence ATGACAACATTTAATGAATTACAGATCAGCAGCGAGGTAATGAAGGCTGTTGAAGAAATGGGATATGAAAATGCAACCGATATTCAGGCGCAGTCCATTCCGCTTATTATGGAAGGCAAGGACGTGCTTGGTCGTTCAAATACAGGAACAGGTAAAACTGCTGCATTCGGTATCCCGGCAATTGAGAAGGTATGTCAGGGAACAAGAAATCCGAACGCACTGATTATCTGTCCAACAAGAGAGCTGGTCACACAGGTGGCTACGGAGCTTAGAAAATTTTCAAAATACAAGGAAGGCGTTAAGATTGTTCCAATTTACGGAGGTCAGCCGATCGATCGTCAGATTCAGCTTCTGAAAAGAGGCTGTGGCATCGTAGTCGGTACACCTGGCCGTATCATGGATCATCTGAACCGCCGCACATTAAAGCTGGACGATACGAATATGGTTATCCTGGATGAGGCGGATGAAATGCTGAATATGGGATTCAAGGAAGATATCGAGGAAATCCTGTCCATGATGCCGGAAGGCAATGAGCATCAGACAGTGTTATTCTCTGCAACCTGGCCTGCTGAAATCCTGCGTATTACAAAGCAATTCCAAAATGACCCTGTTCGTGTGGAAATCAAATCATCACAGCGTACCATCGATACAGTAGAGCAGATTTACTATGAAGCTCCACGCGGGAAAAAAGCAAATGCACTGCGTGTATTGCTTTCCCACTATGATCCGGATCTGTGTATGATATTCTGTAACACAAAGAAAATGGTGGATGAATTGTGCGATGAATTAAATAAGCATGATATCAAAGCAATTTCTTTACATGGGGATATGAAGCAGGAATTCCGTTCCCGTGTTATGGAGCAGTTCCGTTCCGGTAATTATCCGATTCTGATTGCAACCGATGTCGCGGCACGCGGAATTGATGTGGATGATATTGATCTGGTTGTGAATTTCGACATTCCACAGGATAATGAATACTATATTCACCGTGTGGGACGTACGGGTAGAGCCGGTAAAAAGGGGCTTGCCATTACTCTTGTAAGCGGAGGAAAGCAGCGTGCCGGAATCCGGGATATCATCCGTTATACAAAAACGAACATCATTCGTCATGCGCTGCCTACCAGTGCACAGATGATGGAGGCGAACCGCAATGCGTTCGTAGCTAAGGTTAAGGAAGCCTGTGATGAGGGAATTACGGAAGAAAGCATGGAAATTGCAAATGAGCTGATAGCAGAGGGTATCGCTTTGGAAAATATCATTTCTGCATTGATTTCCATGACCTATAAAAATGAAATTATCGATATTGAAGCTGAGGAAGATGCAAAGCGTTATGCATCCGCATTCGATGCAATCAGCTTGAAATTCAATGTCGGTAGAAACCATGGTGTACAGCCTGGCAATATTGTCGCTGCAATCATTGAAGAGACCGGTCTGAATGGAAAAGCAATCGGACGTATTGATGTACGCAAGGATTTCACACTGGTTGATGTGGAAGCCAGCAAGGTTGATGCTGTATTAAACAATATGCAGCGCAGCCATATCCGCGGTGTGGAGGTCATGGTGGAAATTGACAGTGCTCCGAAGCGTAAAAATAATAACCGTTCCGGAAATGGAAGAAATTTCGGTTCAAAGGGCGGCTATAATAAAGGCGGACGCGGCAGAAGCTATGATAACAATTCATCTTCACAGCGCCGTGGCGGGAAGCGCACCTCCGGCAGTCACGATAAGAGCGTAAGAAAAAGCAGAAAAGATAAATAA
- a CDS encoding mechanosensitive ion channel yields MLDILNDINQWGYGTLFKFGFLGSLIFMLIYLLCAYLCKRAINRWIRKKEIVNAKFIMRIVKITLYTIAVYGCLSLLTPFESVLGKIWGSAGIIAVVLGLAAQESMGNFVNGLLITTFKPFKIGDLVKVNNGEYEGYVVDISLRDTVIRTYENTKVIIPNSTMNKAVLENVSLTNHTKGNFLTLDIAYESDLDKAMSIMKEEIIRHPAYVDPRSEDDLRNHVEPVIIRLTSFNDSSLTLRATVYSRDNSEGFAMLSDLRIAIKKRFDKEGIEFPYPHRTITYKTAADEVSNESKQPEL; encoded by the coding sequence ATGCTGGACATCCTGAACGATATCAATCAATGGGGATACGGTACCCTGTTTAAATTCGGTTTTCTGGGAAGCCTTATTTTTATGCTGATTTACCTGCTTTGTGCTTATCTATGCAAACGGGCAATCAACCGCTGGATTCGCAAAAAGGAAATCGTCAATGCCAAGTTTATTATGCGCATCGTCAAAATCACCTTATACACGATAGCTGTTTACGGCTGCTTATCGCTGCTGACCCCCTTTGAAAGCGTCCTTGGCAAGATATGGGGCAGTGCTGGTATCATCGCAGTTGTACTAGGCCTTGCCGCACAGGAATCGATGGGAAATTTTGTGAACGGGCTGTTGATCACTACCTTCAAGCCGTTTAAAATCGGTGATCTGGTAAAGGTTAACAATGGTGAGTATGAAGGATATGTTGTCGATATCTCTTTGCGTGATACAGTGATACGCACCTATGAAAACACAAAGGTTATCATCCCGAACAGTACCATGAATAAGGCGGTACTGGAAAATGTCAGTCTGACGAATCATACAAAAGGAAATTTTCTAACACTGGATATCGCGTATGAAAGTGATTTAGATAAGGCAATGAGCATTATGAAAGAGGAAATCATTCGGCATCCTGCCTATGTAGATCCCCGCAGTGAAGACGATTTACGTAATCATGTAGAGCCGGTCATCATCCGTTTGACCTCCTTCAACGATTCTTCCCTGACGCTGCGTGCAACCGTGTATTCACGCGATAACTCCGAGGGCTTTGCGATGCTGTCCGATCTGCGAATCGCTATAAAAAAACGATTTGACAAAGAGGGCATAGAATTTCCATATCCTCACCGTACCATTACGTATAAGACTGCAGCGGATGAAGTGTCCAATGAAAGTAAGCAGCCGGAATTGTAA